In the genome of Massilibacillus massiliensis, one region contains:
- a CDS encoding YeiH family protein, whose protein sequence is MSFKLLKGIAFSLLFSVPAWFLGRQFPIIGGPVFGILLGMLAAGIKRPESLEAGIKFTGKKILQYSIILLGFEMNLLIVLQVGTQSLSVMFFTLTTAFLTAFFIGKLLKLDTETTLLIGGGTAICGGSAIAAIAPVIGAKDKTVAFSISTIFLFNVLAVFIFPAIGHFFNFSDTGFGMWAGTAINDTSSVVAAGYSYSLAAGDYATIVKLTRALMIVPICLILAIITSKKRADNGSFHIAKIFPYFILWFVVASIINSIGILPTELSKLLGNLGKFCIILAMSAIGLNTNLKQLIQNGIRPILLGLACWIAVAVVSLIVQFSIGLI, encoded by the coding sequence ATGAGTTTTAAATTGTTAAAAGGCATTGCTTTTTCTTTGCTCTTTTCTGTACCCGCCTGGTTTTTAGGCAGGCAATTTCCTATCATAGGAGGTCCTGTATTTGGAATTTTATTAGGTATGCTGGCTGCTGGCATAAAAAGACCTGAAAGCCTGGAAGCAGGAATCAAATTTACCGGAAAAAAAATTTTACAATACTCCATTATTCTGCTCGGTTTTGAAATGAACTTATTGATTGTACTTCAAGTCGGGACCCAATCCTTATCTGTTATGTTTTTCACCTTGACCACGGCATTTTTAACCGCATTTTTTATCGGAAAGTTACTTAAACTTGATACTGAAACCACACTATTGATTGGCGGCGGCACTGCGATTTGCGGTGGCTCTGCAATTGCTGCAATCGCACCTGTAATCGGTGCTAAGGATAAGACTGTAGCATTCTCCATCTCGACGATTTTTCTGTTTAATGTTTTGGCTGTATTTATCTTTCCGGCAATTGGACACTTTTTCAATTTTTCCGACACAGGCTTTGGGATGTGGGCCGGAACCGCCATCAACGACACCTCTTCTGTCGTAGCTGCTGGTTATTCTTACAGTTTAGCTGCTGGCGATTACGCAACAATCGTAAAGTTAACTCGTGCCCTGATGATTGTTCCAATTTGCCTTATTCTAGCCATCATAACCTCCAAAAAAAGAGCTGATAACGGTAGCTTTCATATCGCAAAAATTTTCCCTTATTTTATTCTTTGGTTTGTTGTTGCATCTATTATAAACTCTATTGGGATTCTTCCAACCGAGCTTTCGAAACTATTGGGAAACCTAGGTAAGTTTTGCATTATTCTGGCGATGAGTGCGATCGGGCTGAATACAAATTTGAAGCAGCTTATCCAAAATGGTATTCGCCCCATTCTGTTGGGACTCGCTTGCTGGATAGCCGTTGCAGTCGTCTCACTTATCGTTCAATTTTCTATTGGGCTCATCTAA